The DNA sequence CGCCCGCCCGGAGGGGCGGATCCCACCTCGGTCGACCGAATCGACCTTCACCTTCATTGCGCCGTGGGGTTTCGGTCGCCCCTTGACTCGCGGAGGCCCGTTAGACTCCTTGGTCCGTGTTTCAAGACGGGTCGAGCAGGCGCCCAGCTTCGCTCGGCAACCCGAGGCGCCACGTGCCGCCTCACCGCTCCCGCCGCCTGCCGTCCCTCGGCGACCACTGAGGACAGTGAACGCCGGGGAGGCCTGCGGGGGACGGGAGGCGCAGCCCCCCGAGATGGGGGGCGGGCGCGGCTCGCGTCCCTTCCTCGGCAGCTCGGTCGGCGGTGCGGCCGGCGCTATTAGTTCTCCGCAGGGGCACGGAGGCCCAAGCGGAGCTACCTGCGCCGGCGCCTTCGCCGACCTGGGCTGCCGGTCCCGAGCGCGCGCGTCCGGGAGAAGTGCACGAGACGGCCGCCGCCGCCCGGGCGGGCCCGGTCCTTGCGGATCCGAGACCCGCCCGGGGAGGCGGCCGACTCGCTGAATCTCCACGGACCCGTGCCGCGGGTCCTGCCCGTTTGCTTCTTGGCGGTTTCACGTCCTCTTGAACTCTCTCTTCAGAGTTCTTTTCAACTTTCCCTCACGGTACTTGTCTGCTATCGGTCTCGTGCCAGTATTTAGCCTTGGATGGAGTTCACCACCCCTCTTTGGGCAGCATTCCAAAACTACCCGACTCTTGGTGGCTCCAGGCCCTTGAGTCCCGGCGCCCGAACGGGCCTGACACCCGCTCTGGGTAAGGTGCCCCGATCAGGAGGACCTCGGCGCCGTGGACTCGCGCGCCCGAAGCCGCCTCACGCCACAGCTCCCAGGCCTGAGGGCCGCTGGGATTCGGCGATGGGCTCTTCCCGCTTCACTCGCCGCTACTGGGGGAATCCTGGTTAGTTTCTTTTCCTCCGCTTAGTGATATGCTTAAATTCAGCGGGTGGTCTCGTCCGATCCGAGGTCGAGATTGGTGGGGGACATCCCCCCCTGCTTATCTCCGGAAGGCTGCCGGCGTGCCCAACCCCGGCCGGGCGGCGGCGGCGGGCGACACGGGTCGGAGGGGACCTGAGCGCAGCGGAGGGTTGTGCTCGAGCGAGTCGAGCGCAAGTCCTGCACCGCGCGGTCCCACGTACGAGCGTGTTGCCCGCCCCGCTCGGGCGGGGCCGTCCTCGCTCCGGAAGGGAGGAGGACTCGGCGACGCGGAGCCGTTCCACAGGCGTCTGATCCTTCACGACCGGCGCAGCCGGCTGTCCGTCGGCTGCGGCACCCGGCGCTCTCGCGAGGGGATGGGATCCCCTCGATTGGTACGAACGACCGACCCTCGGACGGGCGTGGCTCGGGCCCGCGAAGGCCCGGGCCGCCATGTGCGTTCGAAATGTCGATGATCAAGGAGTTCTGCAATTCACATTAATTCTCGCAGCTGGCTGCGTTCTTCATCGACGCACGAGCCGAGTGATCCACCGCCAAGAATTGTGTCATTACAATTCTCGGAAAGAAAAAATCCTTCCGTCCGGTGCCGAACACCAAGAAGGGGTGAGAAGGTATCGGGGGGAGCGCCGGCCGAGCATGTAGCACGCGGAGGGCAAGTTTCCCCTCCCTCCGCACTCGACCGGACCTTCGCTGCAAGCCCTCGGGCGGGACACGCCGCCACGCCGGCGTCTGGGTGTCCGCCGTCGCTGGGCCCGGGAGCCCGTCCGGGAAGGACGTGTCCGTCCCTCCCGTTCCGGCTCGCCCGGATGGCTCTCCCCCACAGTCGGGTGCGTGGTGGTTCACGGGGTTGTCTGTCGGACCCGGTGGGCTCGCCCCCCGAGGAACGGGGGGCGGGTGCCGGGCCTGGCCAGGCCTGTTTGCTTGTCTCGGTAATGATCCTTCCGCAGGTTCACCTACGGAAACCTTGTTACGACTTTTACTTCCTCTAAATGATCAAGTTTGATCGTCTTCTCGTGCATGCGAGCGAGGCGGCGGAGCCGTCCCGACGCCGACGATCCGAGGATCTCACTAAACATTCAATCGGTAATAGCGACGGGCGGTGTGTACAAAGGGCAGGGACGTAATCAACGCGAGCTGATGACTCGCGCTTACTGGGAATTCCTCGTTCAAgggaaataattgcaattccctATCCCCATCATGGAGGAGGTTCAGCGGATTACCCAGACCTTCCGGCCAAGGGCGGTGTACCCGCTGATTCCGCCAGTGTAGCGCGCGTGCGGCCCCGAACATCTAAGGGCATCACAGACCTGTTATTGCTCAATCTCGCGTGGCTATACGCCACTTGTCCCTCTAAGAAGTTGGCGCGCACCGCGGCGGGTGGCGCAACTATTTAGCAAGCCAGAGTCTCGTTCGTTATCGGAATTAACCAGACAAATCGCTCCACCAACTAAGAACGGCCATGCACCACCACCCACAGAATCAAGAAAGAGCTCTCAATCTGTCAATCCTCACTGTGTCCGGGCCGGGTGAGTTTTCCCGTGTTGAGTCAAATTAAGCCGCAGGCTCCACTCCTGGTGGTGCCCTTCCGTCAATTCCTTTAAGTTTCAGCTTTGCAACCATACTTCCCCCGGAACCCAAAGACTTTGGTTTCCCTTAGACTGCCCGCCGCGTCATGGGAGTAACGCCGGCGGATCGTCAGTCGGCATCGTTTATGGTTAGAACTAGGGCGGTATCTGATCGCCTTCGAACCTCTAACTTTCGTTCTTgattaatgaaaacattcttgGCAAATGCTTTCGCAGTCGGTCGTCTTGCGGCGATCCAAGAATTTCACCTCTCACACCGCAATACGAATGCCCCCGTCAGTCCCTCTTAATCATTACCTCGAGTTCCGAAAACCAACGCAATAGAACCGAGGTCCTATTCCATTATTCCATGCTCTGCTGTTCAGGCGCGAGGCCTGCTTTGAACACTccaattttttcaaagtaaacGTTCCGGCCTCTCCTGGCACTCAATCAAGGGCACCGGGCGAAAACCGAGAGGAAGGCCAGGACTGCAGTGCACGCCTCACGGCGGACCGCAGGCCTGGGCCCAAGATCCAACTACGAGCTTTTTAACTGCAACAGCTTTAATATACGCTACTGGAGCTGGAATTACCGCGGCTGCTGGCACCAGACTTGCCCTCCAGTGGATCCTCGTTAAAGGATTTAAAGTGTACTCATTCCAATTACAGGGCCTCGAAAGAGTcctgtattgttatttttcgtCACTACCTCCCCGTGTCGGGAGTGGGTAATTTGCGCGCCTGCTGCCTTCCTTGGATGTGGTAGCCGTTTCTCAGGCTCCCTCTCCGGAATCGAACCCTGATTCTCCGTTACCCGTGACGACCATGGTAGGCGCATAACGTACCATCGAAAGTTGATAGGGCAGACATTCGAAGGATCCGTCGCCGGTGCGAGGACCGTGCGATCGGCTGTGTTATCCAGAGTTCACCAGTGGTACCGGCCGGAGCCGGGCTGGTCTTTTTCCTAATAAAAGCACGCCTTCTGGAGAGTCGGCGCTTGGACGCATGTATTAGCTCTAGAATTACCACAGTTATCCATGTCCGGGGGACTCGATCCAATGAACCATAACTGATTTAATGAGCCATCCGCAGTTTCGCTCCGGGGAGCTTGCACGAAGACATGCATGGCTTAATCTTTGAGACAAGCATATGACTACTGGCAGGATCAACCAGGTAGCTGCCGGCGGGGTCCCGGGGGGACGACCGATGGCAGCTCGGGCAGGGCTCGCGCGAGCCGCCCGAATTCGTAACCTTCCATTTCTCTCCCTCTCGACGGCGGCCAAGGGCCCGGCCGGGTGGGCGACGGGGGTGCGTGCAGGGGAGCGGGGCAGGGGGACGCTCCGGTAGTGCTCGCCCGGCGGGCGTCGGGACGGTGCCTTCACCCGTTTCGCCAGAATCATGGGCTCACAGGGGGCTTGGCCGGTCCGAAGATCGAGGCAAGCTACAACCCCACGGGACACCAAGCTCCAGTCCACGGCAGAGAAGGACGTGTCCGCGAGGCGCGGGCGATCGGGCTCCCTTCTGTTTCCCTCTCGTGCGTTGCGATCCCGTGCTTCCTGGCCGGACCGCGTGGGCCGTCGGTCTCTCCGGCGTTCTCTACCAACCGACTACCCCCGGCCGGCGGGCGCGGGGGGCGTACGTTGCGGCTATGGGGCGCAGCCCTCTTCCCCAGCCACCTCTCTCCATCCATGCCAACCTTGCCTCGCCTGGCCGCAAGGACCTCCCGGGGTTCCGTGGACGACCGGGGTTCTTCTTGCGGGCCGGTGCGAGGGCCTCATGCCTATAACGTAGTACTACGTGTGTTTTTCACGAGAGTGCTCGATCGCTCGAGACCACTCCCTCATATATCCTGCGGGTGGTCTgacacccctccccctaaaacgACGCTACAACACGCGTTTCAATAGGGATTTTCGACCCTCCAGATCGTGCGCCAGTTCCTTTTTCCATTCACGGCGCTGTACAAAATCCTAAACCGGAAGTTGGCCCAAAAATCCGTTTTTTCTCCCGACGAGGGTGTTTTCAGCGGCCGGAGGGACCTTCCCATCGCCCGTCTCCGGCGGAGGGCGTCCGAATCCCGCTGAAGGGCGAAAAGCAGCCGAATTTCCAAGAAACACCCCTTCCCTATATATGTCTCCGGAGACCaaacacccctcccccaaaacacCCCTTATAACACGCGAGTCAATACGAATTTTACCCCGAATCCAGGCTGACACCGGACGAGAAGGCGTCGCAGCAGCGGAAGCCCGGCCCGGCGGCGGGTGGCCCGGCCGGCCGTGGGCGAACCccggacgccgcgtccgatggtgCCCACCCCGGGGACCCTGCTTCCCTCGAAGACCCCGTCTCCGCTGGAAAAAATCCGGTCAGCGGGCCCCCCGGCTCCTTCCCCGCCGTGTCCAGCCGCCCGGTCGAGGAGGGTGCCGCTGCCGGCCCGACCCGCCCGTGGAAAATCGAAGCACGGGCCCTGGCCGCCCCGGCACCCGGCCCACCCCGGGCAAACCccggacgccgcgtccgatggtgCCCATCCCGGGGACGCTGCATCCCCGGGTGACCCCGTCTCCGCTGGAAAAAATCCGCCCAGCGGGCCCCCTGCTCCTTCCCCGCCGAGCCCAGCCGCCCGGTCGAGGTGGGTGCCGCTGCCGGCCCGACCCGCCCGTGGAAAATCGAAGGCCGGGCCCTGGCCGCCCCGGCACCCGGCCCACCCCGGGCAAACCccggacgccgcgtccgatggtACCCACCCCGGGGACCCTGCGTCCCCGCTTGACCCCCTGGCAGCAGGACGAAAGACCCCTCCCGATAAACACCGCTTACAACACGCAAGTCAATGCGAAATTCACACCGAGGGCGACACCGGACGACCCGACGGCGCAGCGGCGGAGGGCTCGGGCCGCCCTGGGCAAACCGAGGACGGCGAATCCGATGGTGCCCACCGCGGGGAGCCTGCGCCCTCGGACGACCCCGTTCTCGCGGGAAACAGTCCGGCGAGCGGACCCCCGGCCCCTTCCCCCGCTGTCGGCCGATCCGACGGTCAGAATCTCCTGCCGACTCCTGGCTGGGTGAGCGGGGGTGTCGGCTCGGCATGCGGGGCGCTgtcggcccgctgcgtcgagaTCTGCCGGTCGGAATCGTCTGCCGACGCCCGGGTGGGTGAGCGGGAGGGTCGGCTCGGCATGCGGGGCGCTgtcggcccgctgcgtcgagaTCTGCCCGTCACAATCTCCCGCCATCTCCTGCGTGGGTGAGCGGGAGGGTCGGCCCGGCATGCGGGGCGCTCtcggcccgctgcgtcgagTTCTGCCGGTCGGAATCTCCGGTGAGCAGCCAGAAGTGTTCACATACATTACAAAAAGGTACTGTGCTGCCTCCAAAGAGGTTTAAAATGCATGTGTGTTGTTTGCATTTCATCGCAGTTTGAAAATTTCCTTCCCATGATAATAGCATGAAGTATTAGCATGTTGAATCCCAAAAGAATTGAATTAGAGGTGTGTAATCAAAGTTTCATTGAAGGCAGTtcagtatttcaaaaaaaatcatttcagaatCAAGCATGAAGTAATGACACACTTTCCGAAAAACTACTGTATTGTGTCCAAAAAGATTTTAATCACACGTTGCAATCAATGGTaccttttttaacaaaaaaaaaaaatagttactgTATTACCAccaaagaaaaatgttctaagatGTGTCCACCCATCGCGtacaattacaaatttcattcaaataatctgCATGTAGTATAATTCACATATCAGCTCCAAAAATCACTGCATTCCCCCTGTATTGTCTTATCAGCATTTCAGTATAGTGTAACAATTTCATTCGAACAGGAAGGGCATGACGTATTACCACATAAAATCCTGGCTGGCCTGGCCATCCTgtcgaaataaaaatgaaattataaatttaacaaaaaaaagccCCCGGCAGACAGAGTCCAATTCCATGGATCTGCCTCCGGGGGCCTGTCGGCATGCTGTTCGGATGTCTCCCGCTCTCAGGCCTCGGACAACTCTTGATTGCAAGAGCGACGCCCTGGCCTCGACGCACGGAGGACTGGCGGCCTGGACATCCTGTcgaaataagaataaagataaagtttttatttcagaaaaaaagaaaagccccCGGCAGACACAGCCCAATTCCATGGACCTGCCtccggggccctggccgactggtgttgggctgtgtcccgctcacgAGCCCCTGCCGAACCTCGGAGAtcaagagcgggtgcctggcctcgacctacggggccctgttggactggtgttgggctggctgtcgctcaggagcccctgcccacctcggagaggaagagcaggtgcctaacctcgacgtacggggggctagtggactggaggtgagctgtgtccggctcaagagccgctgcccacctcggagttgaagagcgggtgcctaacctcgaagtacggggccctgtcggactggaggtgggctggctgtcgctcaggagcccctgcccacctcggagaggaagagcgggtgcctaacctcgacgtacggggggctagtggactggaggtgagctgtgtccggctcaagagccgctgcccacctcggagttgaagagcgggtgcctaacctcgaagtacggggccctgtcggactggaggtgggctggctgtcgctcaggagcccctgaaaacgtcggagtggaagggcgagtgcctggcctcgacgtacggggggctggccgactggaggtgggctggctgtcgctcaagagacCCTGACCACCTCGgagttgaagagcgggtgcctaacctcgaagtacggggccctgccggactggaggtgggctggccttcgcccaggagcccctgcccacctcggagaggaagagcgggtgcctaacctccaAGTACGGGGGGGCTGCCGGACTGCTGTTGgcctggctgtcgctcaggagccgctgccgaacTCGGAGTggaagagcgagtgcctggcctcgacgtacggggccctggccgtctggagttggccagggtgtcgatgccgagtcggagaggtagagcgagtgcctggcctcgacctactgGGGCCTGgccgtcgctcaacagcccctgccgacgtcggagaagtagtgcgagtgactggcttcgacgtacggggggctagcggactggaggtgggctggctgtcgcccaggagcccctgcccacctcggagaggaagagcgggtgcccaacctcgacgtacggggggctagtggactggtgttgggctgggtgtcgctcacgagcccctgaaaacgccggagtggaagggctagtgcctaacctcgacgtacggggccctggccgactggaggggggctggctgtcgctcaagagccgctgccgacgtcggagaagtagttcgagtgactggcttcgacgtacgggggggctagtggactggagttgggctggctgtcgcccaggagcccctgcccacctcggagaggaagagcgggtgcccaacctcgacgtacggggggctagtggactggtgttgggctggctgtcgcccaggagcccctgcccacctcggagaggaagagcgggtgcccaacctcgacgtacggggggctagtggactggtgttgggctgggtgtcgctcacgagcccctgaaaacgccggagtggaagggctagtgcctaacctcgacgtacggggccctggccgactggaggtgggctggctgtcgctcaagagccgctgccgacgtcggagaagtagttcgagtgactggcttcgacgtacggggggctagtggactggaggtgagctggctgtcgctcaggagcccctgccgacgtcggagaagtagttcgagtgactggcttcgacgtacgggggggctagcggactggtgttgggctggctgtcgctcaggagcccctgcccacctcggagaggaagagcgggtgcccaacctcgacgtacggggggctagtggactggtgttgggctggctgtcgctcaggagcccctgaaaacgtcggagaagtagtgcgagtgcctggcttcgacgtacgggggggctagtggactggaggtgggctggctgtcgctcaagagccgctgccgacgtcggagaagtagttcgagtgactggcttcgacgtacgcggggctagtggacaggaggtgagctggctgtcgcccaggagcccctgccgacgtcggagaagtagtgcgagtgcctggcttcgacgtacgggggggctagtggactggaggtgagctggctgtcgctcaggagtccctgccgacgtcggagaagtagggcgagtgcctggcttcgacgtacggggggctagtggactggaggtgagctggctgtcgcccaggagcccctgcccacctcggagaggaagagcgggtgcccaacctcgacgaacggggggctagtggactggtgttgggctgggtgtcgctcaacagcccctgcccacctcggagaggaagagcgggtgcctaacctcgacgtacggggggctagtggactggtgttgggctggctgtcgctcaggagcccctgccgacgtcggagaagtagtgcgagtgactggcttcgacgtacggggggctagcggactggaggtgggctgtgtcccgctcaagagcccctgccgacgtcggagaggaagagcgggtgcctgggctcgacctacggggggctagtggactggaggtgagctggctgtcgctcaaaagcccctggaaacgtcggagaggaagagcggctgcccggtctggaggtacgggaccctggcccactgctgttgggctgtgacccgctcaacagcccctgcccgcCTCGGAGTGTAATGGCGGCTGCCTGCCCTCGAGGTACGGTGCCCTGGCCGTCTGGAGTTGGCCAGGGTGTCGATGCCGAGTCGGAGAggtagagcgagtgcctggcctcgacctacgggggcctgGCCGACCGCTGTTGGGCTGgccgtcgctcaacagcccctgccgacatctgaagtgaagagcgtgtgcctggtctcgacctacggggggctGGCCCTCTGGTGtttggctggctgtcgctcaaatgCCCCTGAAAAGGTCAAGGAGGTAAAGCGGGTGCCTGGCCTCTACCTACGCctggctgtcggactggaggtggacAGGctgccgctcaggagcccctgcccacctcggagggggtgagcgagtggctggcctcgacatacggggccctggccctctgctgttgggctgtgtctccctcaacagcccctgcccacctcggagaggaagagcgggtgcctaacctcgacgtacggggggctagtggactggtgttgggctggctgtcgctcaggagccgctgccaaccTCGGACTggaagagcgagtgcctggcctcgacctacggggccctggccgactggtgttgggctggctgtcgctcaggagccgctgccaacgtcggagaagtagttcgagtgactggcttcgacgtacggggggctagcggactggaggtgggctgtgtgtcgctcaagagcccctgccgacgtctgaagtgaagagcgggtgcctggtctcgacctacggggggctagtggactggaggtgagctggctgtcgctcaggagcccctgcaaACGTCGGAGAGGACGAGCAGGTGCCTGGCGTCGACCTACGGctggctgtcggactggaggtgggctggctgtcgctcaaaagcccctggaaacgtcggagaggaagagcggctgcccggtctggaggtacgggaccctggcccactgctgttgggctgtgtctccctcaaaagcccctgcccacctcggagaggaagagcggttgcctgccttcgacgtacggggccctggccgtctgctgttgggctgtgtctccctcaaaagcccctgcccacctctgagttcgagtgcgggtgcctgccttcgacatagggggccctggccctctgctgttgggctgtgtctccctcaaaagcccctgcccacctcggagaggtagagcggttgcctgccttcgacgtacggggccctggccgtctgctgttgggctgtgtctccctcaaaagcccttgcccacctcggagaggatgaccgagtggctggcctcgaACCACGCCGacctggccgactggtgttgggctggctgtcgctcaagagcccctgtCGACTCctgagaggaagagcgggtgcccggcttcaacgtacggggccctgtcggactggaggagGGCAGGCTctcccctgcccacctcggagtttAAAGTCGGGTGCCGGGCATCGACCTCCCCCGCCCTGTCGgcccggcaggtggctggcctcccgctcgaagccccagccttcctccgagggaaagtccggcaccctggcctcgacctcccccgccctgtcggcccggcaggtggctggcctcccgctcgaagccccagccttcctccgagggaaagtccggcaccctggcctcgacctcccccgccctgtcggcccggcaggtggctggcctcccgATCGAAGCCCCAGCCTTCCTCGGAGAGCATGTCCGGCATCCTGGCCGCCATTTACGGGGGCCTGCCGGCCTGGACATCCATGCTGTCGACATAGAATGCGCGACAGAGTCGAGTCCGATTCCAAGGTCCCTTCACCGGGAGCCCACTCGCCTGGCACCGCCTTCGATTCCCGCCAGCCTGCACGGGCTCGCTCTCGAGTTCTCTCCCTCCTGTCTTTCCCGTCTTACACTCCCTCTaccttctcatatttttttttcattattttttttttttttgcctgcctGGCAGCGCACAAGACAGCTCAATGACAGCACCGGCAGTGCACTACCCTTCGTCCGAAGACGTGGCCGGCCGACCCACCAGGGGGAGCCGTTCCTGCTTCCTGCTCCACCTCCGAGCGAGCGGCTGTGCCAGGTAGCGGGTGCCGAGAATTCGTCCGTCCAGAGATCGCGGACAAATCCCTCGGATCGAAGGATTAGTTTCAGCAGATCGCAGCGAAGATGCTGCTCTACTGTGCACGACACCTCGATCCATACCCAAGTCGTCTGCAAGTGATTTTGCTCCCCTTTCCACGGCGGAATGGTATCCGCGATCGAGGGCCCGGAGCTCGTACTCTCCGGGTCCAGAGTGCGCGGGATGCGGCCCTGTCCCTAGCTGGCGCTAGTGCAGGCCTCCCGAGGCCGGGGAGCCGGCGGTATTGCCGCGTACCGGTTGGGATTCCGACTTAGAGGCGTTCAGCCGTAATCCCGCGGATGGTAGCTTCGCGCCACTGGCCGCTCGACCAAGCGCGTGTACCAACGGTCCGAATCTGCGGTTCCTCTCGTACTGAGCAGAATTGCCGTAGCGACAACCTTTCATCAGTAGGGTAAAACTAACCTGTCTCACGACGGTCTAAACCCAGCTCACGTTCCCTATTGGTGGGTGAACAATCCAACGCTTGGTGAATTCTGCTTCACAATGATAGGAAGAGCCGACATCGAAGGATCAAAAAGCAACGTCGCTATGAACGCTTGGCTGCCACAAGCCAGTTATCCCTGTGGTAACTTTTCTGACACCCCTTGCGTCGAACTCCGACGGTCAAAAGGATCGATAGGCCACGCTTTCACGGTCTGTATTCGTACTGAAAATCAAGATCAAGCGAGCTTTTGCCCTTTTGCTCTACGCGAGGTTTCCGTCCTCGCTGAGCTCGCCTTAGGACACCTGCGTTACCATTTGACAGATGTACCGCCCCAGTCAAACTCCCCGCCTGACGCTGTCTTCGGAGCGGGTCGTGGCCCCCCGGCGAGGGCGGCCCCTTAGCACCAGAAATCGGACGAACCGACGGAACGCCCGCTTCCCGACTCACCGAATAAGTAAAGAAACGATGAGAGTAGTGGTATTTCACCGGCGGTGCGAGCACCTCCCACCTATCCTACACCCCCTCATGTCTCTTCACAAGGTCAGACTAGAGTCAAGCTCAACAGGGTCTTCTTTCCCCGCTGATTCTGCCAAGCCCGTTCCCTTGGCTGTGGTTTCGCTAGATAGTAGATAGGGACAGTGGGAATCTCGTTAATCCATTCATGCGCGTCACTAATTAGATGACGAGGCATTTGGCTACCTTAAGAGAGTCATAGTTACTCCCGCCGTTTACCCGCGCTTCGTTGAATTTCTTCACTTTGACATTCAGAGCACTGGGCAGAAATCACATTGCGTCAATGCCCCGGTTGCGGACATCGCAATGCTCTGTTTTAATTAGACAGTCGGATTCCCCTGGTCCGTGCCAGTTCTGAGTCAGCTGTTGGGCGTCGGCCGAAGCGGCCGATTGCTCGACCGCGCAGCCGGGACGGTCCACCGGGCGGACCCCGCGCCAGTCCGGGCTCGCCCGACCCGCCAGCCGAAACTGGCAAGCAGGCTCGCCCAGCCACGCTGCGGCTCCAGCCCGGCTTCCTGCCCCGGCCCGACCGACCCAGCCCTCAGAGCCAATCCTTCTCCCGAAGTTACGGATCCGGCTTGCCGACTTCCCTTACCTACATTGTTCTATCGGCCAGAGGCTATTCACCTTGGAGACCGGCTGCGGTCATGGGTACGACCCGAGGCGAGAGTCCCAACACTTCCCCGGATTTTCAAGGACCAGCCGGAGCGCACCGGACGCCGCCGTAGACGCGGCGCTCTACGGAGCCGCAGACCCTCTCTCCGGTCGAGCCGATTCCAGGGATCCCGCTCCTTAACAAGAAAAGACAACTCTTCCCGGGGCCCCGGCCAGTGTCTCCGGGCTCGTTCGCTTCACAGCGTTCGGCCGCCGCGAGGACGGCGGGCTCCGCCTTCGGGTTCGGGAATATTGACCCGATTCCCTTTCGCCCAAGGGGCGCGACCCGTGCCCCGAAGGTCGCGGGCCGACGCCTCCGCTCGGAGCGGAACTACCCTAGGGCTTAGGATCGACTGACCCATG is a window from the Lytechinus pictus isolate F3 Inbred unplaced genomic scaffold, Lp3.0 scaffold_308, whole genome shotgun sequence genome containing:
- the LOC135159699 gene encoding uncharacterized protein LOC135159699, whose amino-acid sequence is MVPTPGTLLPSKTPSPLEKIRSAGPPAPSPPCPAARSRRVPLPARPARGKSKHGPWPPRHPAHPGQTPDAASDGAHPGDAASPGDPVSAGKNPPSGPPAPSPPSPAARSRWVPLPARPARGKSKAGPWPPRHPAHPGQTPDAASDGTHPGDPASPLDPLAAGRKTPPDKHRLQHASQCEIHTEGDTGRPDGAAAEGSGRPGQTEDGESDGAHRGEPAPSDDPVLAGNSPASGPPAPSPAVGRSDGQNLLPTPGWVSGGVGSACGALSARCVEICRSESSADARVGEREGRLGMRGAVGPLRRDLPVTISRHLLRG